A section of the Choristoneura fumiferana chromosome 5, NRCan_CFum_1, whole genome shotgun sequence genome encodes:
- the Fuca gene encoding alpha-L-fucosidase, producing MSVKKKIILLLLVVPFTVARIRSGRTDNGVVKADINKRYDPNWDDLDKRPLPQWYDKAKVGIFLHWGVFSVPSFGSEWFWSNWHGKTREYVDFMAKNYPPGFTYQEFAPMFTAEFFDPDEWATLFQKSGAKYVVLTSKHHEGFTLFPSKRSFSWNAKEVGPHRDIVDELSTSVRSKGLKFGVYHSLYEWFNPIYKQDVESGFTSRKYVDDKLWPDLKQLVNDYKVSVLWSDGDWEAYDTYWNSTGLLAWLYNESPVKDEIVTNDRWGKNCYGKHGDFYNYADRFNPGKLLSHKWENAFTLDYDSWGYRRHAKLSRIMSLDDLLNQVVTTVSCGGNALINVGPTKEGTITPIFQERLLSLGSWLEINGEAIYESSPWLHQNDTSNGDVWYTCRKAEYNAAHPTAVPLKTDTVTAVYAVSLKWPKNGQLKVHDVMPLLHSGNYKIQLLGNDDEDIQWTIVNGEAVITLPDKAKVKSFNAWTLKITLK from the exons ATGTCAGTTAAGAAGAAAATTATATTACTGTTATTGGTGGTTCCATTCACCGTTGCTAGAATTCGAAGTGGCAGAACAGACAACGGTGTAGTAAAAGCCGATATAAATAAGCGCTACGATCCTAATTGGGACGATTTGGATAAACGTCCGTTACCACAGTGGTACGATAAAGCCAAAGTTGGTATTTTTCTGCATTGGGGTGTATTTTCTGTGCCCAGTTTTGGATCAGAATGGTTTTGGAGCAATTGGCATG gaAAAACACGGGAGTATGTAGATTTCATGGCCAAGAACTATCCTCCGGGCTTCACTTACCAGGAGTTTGCTCCGATGTTCACTGCAGAATTCTTTGACCCTGATGAATGGGCCACATTATTTCAGAAATCTGGTGCTAA GTATGTCGTTCTGACAAGCAAACATCACGAAGGATTCACCTTATTCCCATCAAAACGGTCCTTCAGCTGGAATGCTAAGGAAGTTGGTCCTCATCGAGACATTGTTGATGAACTGTCTACAAGTGTGCGATCCAAAGGGCTCAAATTTGGTGTTTATCATTCACTCTATGAATGGTTCAATCCAATTTACAAACAGGATGTGGAGTCAGGGTTTACATCTAGAAAATATGTGGATGATAAGTTGTGGCCAGACTTGAAGCAATTGGTTAATGATTACAAGGTATCCGTGCTGTGGTCCGATGGAGACTGGGAAGCTTATGATACATACTGGAACTCAACCGGATTGCTGGCTTGGTTATACAATGAGAGTCCTGTGAAGGACGAGATTGTGACCAACGACAGATGGGGTAAAAATTGCTACGGGAAGCATGGTGATTTTTACAACTATGCTGACAGATTTAAtccag GCAAGCTCCTGTCTCACAAGTGGGAGAACGCTTTCACTTTGGACTATGACTCCTGGGGTTACAGGAGGCATGCCAAGCTGAGTCGAATAATGAGTTTGGATGATCTGTTGAATCAAGTCGTTACTACCGTCAGTTGTGGAG gTAACGCCTTAATCAACGTAGGCCCTACGAAGGAAGGCACCATAACCCCCATCTTCCAAGAACGTCTGCTATCACTTGGCAGTTGGCTCGAAATCAACGGGGAGGCCATTTACGAGTCCTCACCTTGGCTTCACCAAAATGACACGTCCAATGGCGACGTCTGGTACACATGTAGGAAAGCAGAGTACAATGCTGCTCACCCGACGGCAGTGCCGTTGAAGACCGATACAGTGACGGCAGTCTATGCGGTGTCGCTAAAGTGGCCGAAAAATGGACAGTTGAAGGTTCATGACGTGATGCCCTTGCTACATAGCGGAAATTATAAAATTCAGCTCTTGGGAAATGATGATGAGGATATTCAG tggacCATCGTGAATGGAGAAGCAGTGATCACTTTGCCAGACAAAGCTAAAGTAAAATCGTTCAATGCTTGGACGCTGAAAATTACCTTAAAATAA